In Microbacterium cremeum, a genomic segment contains:
- a CDS encoding phospholipase, which translates to MQHTTQTAPTRRALRARPTRRRIAPLVVAGAVAVTIATTGFVVATPSVAAAVEPALSPVGAASLAAETIMAEPIDDATSDARSILAQARVALAEAEAVTSAVTESGLDFGAEPTEIETGDLRDAAERLSELDGVALMLAPDVTADVATAAEEVTELAADVRERLNAGLAQRAAETAAAVAAAEAAAQAQREAEAAAAAAAAAAAQAAANTPEGAKATARQLAASDYGWGDGQFSCLESLWTKESGWNYQAYNASSGATGIPQSLPGNKMASAGADWQTNATTQIRWGLDYIARAYGTPCAAWGHSQATNWY; encoded by the coding sequence ATGCAGCACACCACTCAGACCGCCCCTACTCGCCGCGCCCTGCGCGCCCGTCCGACCCGACGCCGCATCGCGCCGCTCGTGGTCGCCGGAGCCGTCGCCGTGACGATCGCGACCACCGGATTCGTCGTCGCCACGCCGAGCGTCGCCGCCGCCGTCGAACCCGCTCTCTCACCCGTGGGCGCCGCGTCGCTCGCGGCCGAGACGATCATGGCCGAGCCGATCGATGATGCGACCTCCGATGCGCGCAGCATTCTCGCGCAGGCTCGCGTCGCGCTCGCCGAGGCCGAGGCGGTGACCTCCGCCGTGACCGAATCCGGTCTCGACTTCGGCGCCGAGCCGACCGAGATCGAGACCGGCGACCTGCGCGACGCCGCCGAGAGGCTCAGCGAGCTCGACGGGGTCGCGCTCATGCTCGCCCCCGACGTGACCGCCGACGTGGCGACGGCCGCGGAAGAGGTCACCGAGCTGGCGGCCGACGTTCGCGAACGGCTCAACGCCGGCCTCGCCCAGCGTGCTGCCGAGACCGCCGCTGCGGTCGCCGCGGCCGAGGCGGCCGCTCAGGCGCAGCGCGAGGCCGAGGCCGCCGCTGCGGCGGCAGCTGCGGCAGCCGCGCAGGCCGCCGCCAACACCCCGGAGGGCGCGAAGGCGACCGCACGTCAGCTCGCCGCGTCGGACTACGGCTGGGGCGACGGCCAGTTCTCGTGCCTCGAGTCGCTGTGGACGAAGGAGTCGGGCTGGAACTACCAGGCCTACAACGCCTCCAGCGGCGCCACCGGCATCCCGCAGTCCCTTCCCGGCAACAAGATGGCCAGCGCCGGTGCCGACTGGCAGACCAACGCCACGACGCAGATCCGCTGGGGCCTGGACTACATCGCGCGTGCGTACGGCACCCCCTGCGCGGCGTGGGGCCACTCGCAGGCGACCAACTGGTACTGA
- the pgi gene encoding glucose-6-phosphate isomerase — MTAPVDATATSAWAELAAYRDGFAPDLRDWFAIDPRRAERLTFPLADLHVDLSKNLITDEILASLVRLAEQTGVAERYAAMVAGEHINTTEDRAVLHTALRRPACSEPAVVIDGQDIDDDVQAVLSSMSDFADRVRSGEWTGVTGKKVTHIVNIGIGGSDLGPVMVSAALEPYSTAGIEARFVSNIDPTDIAQKTKGLDPETTLFIVASKTFTTLETLTNARLAREWLWSGLQARGAIDGGDAQKTDAVAHHFVAVSTAIDKVAAFGIDPVNAFGFWDWVGGRYSVDSAIGLSLMIELGPDVFRELLAGFHAVDEHVRTTPLERNVPVLMGLLNIWYTNFLGAQSHAVLPYAQQLHRFPAYLQQLTMESNGKSVRWDGTPVTTDTGEVFWGEPGTNGQHAFYQLIHQGTRLIPADFIAFANPAYPLRDGGTDVHGLFLSNFLAQTKALAFGKTAAEVEAEGTTGPLVAARTFAGNKPTTSIFGPALTPSVLGQLIALYEHITFTQGVVWGVNSFDQWGVELGKQLALQIAPAVEGDADAIAAQDASTRGLLAYYAAQRRA, encoded by the coding sequence ATGACTGCGCCCGTCGATGCCACCGCCACGTCCGCCTGGGCAGAGCTCGCCGCATACCGCGACGGCTTCGCCCCCGATCTGCGCGACTGGTTCGCGATCGACCCGCGCCGCGCCGAGCGGCTGACGTTCCCGCTGGCGGACCTGCACGTCGACCTCTCGAAGAACCTGATCACCGACGAGATCCTCGCCTCGCTCGTGCGCCTGGCGGAGCAGACCGGCGTCGCCGAGCGCTACGCCGCGATGGTGGCGGGCGAGCACATCAACACCACCGAGGACCGCGCCGTCCTCCACACCGCGCTGCGGCGCCCCGCCTGCTCCGAGCCGGCCGTGGTCATCGACGGACAGGACATCGACGACGATGTCCAGGCGGTGCTCTCGAGCATGTCGGACTTCGCCGACCGTGTGCGCTCGGGCGAGTGGACCGGCGTCACGGGCAAGAAGGTGACGCACATCGTCAACATCGGGATCGGCGGGTCCGATCTCGGCCCCGTGATGGTGTCGGCGGCGCTCGAGCCCTACTCGACCGCCGGCATCGAAGCGCGGTTCGTCTCGAACATCGACCCGACCGACATCGCGCAGAAGACAAAGGGCCTCGACCCCGAGACGACGCTGTTCATCGTCGCCTCGAAGACGTTCACGACGCTCGAGACGCTCACGAACGCCCGCCTCGCACGCGAGTGGCTGTGGTCGGGCCTGCAGGCGCGCGGCGCGATCGACGGCGGCGACGCGCAGAAGACGGATGCCGTGGCCCACCACTTCGTCGCCGTCTCGACCGCGATCGACAAGGTGGCCGCCTTCGGCATCGATCCGGTGAACGCGTTCGGCTTCTGGGACTGGGTCGGCGGCCGCTATTCCGTGGATTCGGCGATCGGCCTCTCGCTCATGATCGAGCTCGGCCCCGACGTGTTCCGCGAGCTGCTCGCGGGCTTCCACGCGGTCGACGAGCACGTGCGCACGACGCCGCTCGAGCGCAACGTGCCGGTGCTCATGGGTCTGCTGAACATCTGGTACACGAACTTCCTCGGCGCGCAGTCGCACGCCGTGCTCCCGTACGCGCAGCAGCTGCACCGCTTCCCCGCGTACCTGCAGCAGCTGACCATGGAGTCCAACGGCAAGTCCGTGCGCTGGGACGGCACCCCCGTCACGACCGACACCGGCGAGGTGTTCTGGGGAGAGCCGGGCACGAACGGGCAGCACGCCTTCTATCAGCTGATCCACCAGGGCACGCGCCTGATCCCGGCGGACTTCATCGCGTTCGCGAACCCGGCGTACCCGCTCCGCGACGGCGGGACCGACGTGCACGGGCTCTTCCTGTCGAACTTCCTGGCGCAGACGAAGGCGCTGGCGTTCGGCAAGACCGCAGCCGAGGTCGAGGCCGAGGGCACGACCGGCCCCCTCGTCGCCGCCCGCACGTTCGCCGGCAACAAGCCGACCACGTCGATCTTCGGCCCCGCGCTCACACCGTCGGTGCTCGGCCAGCTGATCGCACTGTACGAGCACATCACCTTCACCCAGGGCGTCGTGTGGGGCGTGAACTCGTTCGACCAGTGGGGCGTCGAGCTCGGCAAGCAGCTGGCCCTGCAGATCGCGCCGGCGGTCGAGGGCGACGCCGATGCGATCGCCGCGCAGGACGCCTCGACCCGGGGTCTGCTCGCGTACTACGCCGCACAGCGACGCGCCTGA
- a CDS encoding HNH endonuclease gives MAVSQTRRQRAARRRARRVAAADNDLTIDEWEALVEAWAACAYCGATTGPFQKDCVLPISRGGRYTFENVVPACRSCNASKSNDEVTGWLRRKRLDERAFLLRHVEILAAWRGTGAGG, from the coding sequence GTGGCCGTGAGTCAGACCCGAAGGCAGCGCGCCGCGCGCCGGCGAGCGCGCCGCGTCGCCGCCGCAGACAACGACCTCACCATCGACGAGTGGGAGGCCCTCGTCGAGGCGTGGGCGGCCTGCGCATACTGCGGTGCGACCACAGGGCCGTTCCAGAAGGACTGCGTCCTGCCGATCTCGCGCGGCGGCCGCTACACGTTCGAGAACGTCGTGCCGGCGTGCCGTTCGTGCAACGCGAGCAAGAGCAACGACGAGGTCACCGGGTGGCTGCGGCGCAAGCGGCTCGACGAGCGGGCATTCCTGCTCCGGCACGTCGAGATCCTCGCCGCCTGGAGAGGGACGGGCGCCGGCGGCTGA
- a CDS encoding esterase/lipase family protein produces MTPDAAARPSMLRRALWWAADYLYAGRRQLAVLSFPWAIGARRPTPDAWHRGDGSLPEVFLLPGVYEHWTFLRPLGDALAAAGHRVRVVHGLGVNRRSVPATAARLVQLLGETPAPPAGRVLVAHSKGGLIGKHALVTSGAAVEAAAEAASGGDPADAAATATPHSGGRASGLLGLVTVATPFGGSRLARLFIVPSIRAFVPDDEIIVMLGRETSVNGRIVSVFGPWDPHIPEGSALDGATNVIVPTAGHFRVLGPATTHRAVLDGVALLSRDDAP; encoded by the coding sequence ATGACACCCGACGCCGCGGCGCGGCCGAGCATGCTGCGACGGGCGCTGTGGTGGGCCGCGGACTACCTCTACGCCGGCCGCCGCCAGCTCGCCGTGCTGTCGTTTCCGTGGGCGATCGGGGCACGCCGCCCCACGCCCGACGCATGGCATCGCGGTGACGGAAGCCTGCCCGAGGTGTTCCTCCTCCCCGGCGTGTACGAGCACTGGACCTTCCTGCGCCCGCTGGGCGACGCGCTCGCCGCCGCGGGGCACCGCGTGCGCGTCGTGCACGGCCTCGGCGTCAATCGCCGGAGCGTCCCCGCCACGGCGGCGCGGCTCGTGCAGCTGCTCGGCGAGACCCCCGCGCCTCCCGCCGGGCGCGTGCTCGTGGCGCACAGCAAGGGCGGGCTCATCGGCAAGCACGCGCTCGTCACCTCCGGCGCGGCGGTCGAGGCCGCGGCCGAAGCAGCATCCGGCGGAGATCCGGCGGATGCCGCCGCCACCGCGACTCCCCATTCCGGCGGCCGCGCGTCAGGACTCCTCGGCCTCGTCACCGTGGCGACGCCCTTCGGCGGGTCACGCCTCGCACGCCTGTTCATCGTGCCGAGCATCCGGGCGTTCGTGCCCGACGACGAGATCATCGTGATGCTGGGCCGCGAGACGTCCGTCAACGGCCGCATCGTGTCGGTCTTCGGCCCGTGGGACCCGCACATCCCCGAGGGGAGCGCGCTCGACGGGGCGACGAACGTCATCGTGCCGACGGCGGGCCACTTCCGCGTGCTCGGCCCGGCCACCACGCACCGCGCCGTGCTCGACGGTGTCGCGCTGCTCTCGCGCGACGACGCACCCTGA
- a CDS encoding TetR/AcrR family transcriptional regulator: MTSSARTYHHGDLRRALIDEGLKLARTGGPSAVTLREATRAAGVSPNAAYRHFADREDLVRAVAREAQLALARAIGERVAAAPGGLAPDEAAIERLRRVGLGYIDFARAERGLFEIAFFTQDTIASDDIVTLDDEIVAPFRVLMDTLDAMVDAGALAAERRPYAEWACWSAVHGFADIAVHGPVRWQPASVIDTLASTVVESTITGVRGVPTSARLEAGAAEPRP, translated from the coding sequence ATGACATCCTCCGCGCGCACCTATCATCACGGGGACCTCCGACGTGCCCTCATCGACGAGGGCCTCAAGCTCGCCCGCACGGGCGGACCGTCGGCCGTGACGCTCCGGGAGGCGACCCGCGCGGCCGGCGTCTCGCCCAACGCCGCCTACCGCCACTTCGCCGACCGCGAGGACCTCGTCCGCGCCGTGGCGCGCGAAGCGCAGCTCGCCCTCGCCCGCGCGATCGGCGAACGCGTCGCCGCCGCACCCGGCGGCCTCGCCCCCGACGAGGCCGCGATCGAACGGCTGCGTCGCGTCGGGCTCGGGTACATCGACTTCGCCCGAGCGGAGCGCGGCCTGTTCGAGATCGCCTTCTTCACGCAGGACACCATCGCGAGCGACGACATCGTGACGCTCGACGACGAGATCGTCGCGCCGTTCCGCGTGCTCATGGACACGCTCGACGCGATGGTCGATGCCGGCGCGCTCGCCGCCGAGCGCCGGCCGTACGCGGAATGGGCGTGCTGGTCGGCCGTCCACGGCTTCGCCGACATCGCCGTGCACGGCCCGGTGCGGTGGCAGCCGGCATCCGTCATCGACACTCTGGCCTCGACCGTCGTCGAGTCGACCATCACCGGGGTGCGCGGAGTCCCCACGTCCGCGCGCCTCGAAGCCGGCGCGGCCGAGCCACGACCCTGA
- a CDS encoding MFS transporter, which translates to MSLPSPAPGAQTAAEEAAQHRPDARTLRAFYQVLVNTALANVTSSYLWWALTFWVYLETRSVLATAIIGGSYMLLVAVLGVVFGALVDRMKKKAVMLLSSTVTLTAYLLAGALYLAFPESTLVDWGGPWFWVFAGVILIGGVVENLRNIALSTTVTLLVPADRRDKANGLVGAVHGIAFMVTSVFSGLSIGLLGMGWTAAIAIAATAIALVHLIFVPIPERGIAHVEGAPTGLNLRGVIPAVMVVPGLLALILFATFNNLVGGVFMALMDPYGLTLFSVEIWGIVLGVTSFGFIIGGGLVARFGLGKNPVRTLLLVNVGIALLGMTFAIREVWWLYGLGILVFMALMPIAEASEQTIVQRVVPFEKQGRVFGFAASVESAAAPISAFLIGPIAEFGLIPFMESASGKQAFGWLLGEGEARGMALAFVGASLLLLLVVLLAFVSKPYRELSAAYAAAPPSLHTDDETDAEPEAASEPMDAIGGAGEDLRSSVR; encoded by the coding sequence ATGAGCCTCCCCTCGCCCGCCCCGGGCGCTCAGACCGCGGCCGAAGAGGCCGCCCAGCATCGTCCCGACGCGCGCACGCTCCGCGCCTTCTACCAGGTGCTCGTCAACACGGCCCTGGCCAATGTGACCTCGAGCTACCTGTGGTGGGCCCTGACCTTCTGGGTGTACCTCGAGACCCGGTCGGTGCTCGCCACCGCCATCATCGGCGGGTCGTACATGCTGCTCGTGGCCGTCCTGGGCGTGGTGTTCGGAGCCCTGGTCGACCGCATGAAGAAGAAGGCCGTGATGCTGCTGTCGAGCACCGTCACGCTCACCGCCTACCTGCTCGCCGGCGCGCTGTACCTGGCGTTCCCCGAGAGCACGCTCGTCGACTGGGGCGGGCCGTGGTTCTGGGTGTTCGCCGGAGTCATCCTCATCGGCGGCGTGGTCGAGAACCTCCGCAACATCGCGCTGTCGACGACTGTGACGCTCCTGGTGCCCGCCGACCGCCGCGACAAGGCGAACGGCCTGGTGGGCGCCGTCCACGGCATCGCGTTCATGGTGACGAGCGTGTTCTCGGGGCTGTCGATCGGCCTGCTCGGCATGGGGTGGACGGCGGCGATCGCGATCGCCGCCACCGCGATCGCACTCGTGCACCTGATCTTCGTGCCGATCCCCGAGCGCGGCATCGCCCACGTCGAGGGCGCGCCCACCGGGCTGAACCTGCGCGGCGTGATCCCCGCGGTCATGGTGGTGCCGGGCCTGCTCGCGCTGATCCTGTTCGCGACGTTCAACAACCTCGTGGGCGGCGTCTTCATGGCCCTCATGGACCCGTACGGTCTGACGCTGTTCTCGGTGGAGATCTGGGGCATCGTGCTGGGGGTCACCAGCTTCGGCTTCATCATCGGCGGCGGCCTCGTCGCCCGGTTCGGTCTCGGCAAGAACCCGGTGCGCACGCTGCTGCTGGTCAACGTCGGCATCGCCCTGCTCGGCATGACGTTCGCGATCCGTGAGGTGTGGTGGCTGTACGGGCTCGGCATCCTCGTCTTCATGGCGCTCATGCCGATCGCCGAGGCGTCCGAGCAGACGATCGTGCAGCGCGTGGTGCCGTTCGAGAAGCAGGGCCGCGTGTTCGGCTTCGCTGCGAGCGTGGAATCCGCCGCTGCACCGATCTCGGCGTTCCTCATCGGCCCCATCGCGGAGTTCGGGCTGATCCCGTTCATGGAGTCGGCGAGCGGGAAGCAGGCGTTCGGGTGGTTGCTCGGCGAGGGCGAGGCGCGCGGCATGGCGCTGGCCTTCGTCGGCGCGAGCCTGCTGCTGCTCCTGGTCGTCCTGCTCGCGTTCGTGTCGAAGCCGTACCGCGAGCTGTCGGCCGCGTACGCCGCTGCGCCGCCCTCGCTCCACACCGACGACGAGACGGATGCCGAGCCCGAGGCCGCTTCGGAGCCGATGGACGCGATCGGCGGGGCCGGCGAAGACCTGCGCTCGAGCGTCCGCTGA
- a CDS encoding amidase: MTRLFHVVEKSIAELRAALEAGEVTAVELVDAYLARLAAYDEAGTATALNSVVVRNPDARAEAEASDRRRAEGRTRGPLDGIPYTAKDSFMARGLTVAAGSPAFADLVAQRDAFSIERLRGAGCILLGLTNMPPMANGGMQRGLYGRAESPYNGDFLTSAFGSGSSNGSGTATAASFAAFGLGEETWSSGRAPASNNALCAYTPSRGVISVRGNWPLVPTMDVVVPHTRTMADLLEILDVMVADDPEARGDFWRAQPWIEIPDASATRPASYPALGSHDVDGARATLAGRRFGVPRMYVNADPDAGTNPHGGIGGPTGTRIETRPSVIALWEAARRDLEAAGAEVVEVDFPVVTNYEGDRPGAPTIKTRGLVTEEFLQREIVDLSAWAWDDFLRANGDPSLDRLDEVDGAAIFPHPDGALPDRYTGFDDDIATYPAQVREHPYASFTDIPELEHGVRGLEETRRVDLEEWMSRLGLDAVVFPAVADVGPADADVNEDSAVQAWRNGVWVANGNLAIRHLGIPTVTVPMGTMADIGMPVGLTFAGRAYADAELLAWSSAFEALRPRRTPPPRTPELG; encoded by the coding sequence ATGACCCGTCTGTTCCACGTCGTCGAGAAGTCGATCGCCGAGCTTCGCGCCGCCCTGGAGGCCGGCGAGGTCACCGCGGTCGAGCTCGTCGACGCGTACCTCGCACGGCTCGCCGCGTACGACGAAGCGGGCACGGCGACGGCCCTCAACTCGGTCGTCGTGCGCAATCCCGACGCGCGGGCCGAGGCCGAGGCCTCCGACCGCCGCCGCGCGGAAGGGCGCACGCGGGGGCCGCTCGACGGCATCCCGTACACGGCGAAGGACTCGTTCATGGCACGCGGACTCACGGTCGCGGCGGGCTCGCCCGCGTTCGCCGACCTCGTCGCGCAACGCGATGCGTTCTCGATCGAGCGGCTGCGTGGCGCGGGCTGCATCCTCCTCGGGCTGACGAACATGCCTCCGATGGCGAACGGCGGCATGCAGCGCGGCCTGTACGGCCGCGCCGAGAGCCCCTACAACGGCGATTTCCTCACGTCGGCGTTCGGCTCGGGATCGTCCAACGGCTCGGGAACCGCCACCGCGGCATCCTTCGCGGCCTTCGGCCTCGGCGAAGAGACGTGGTCGAGCGGTCGCGCGCCGGCGTCGAACAACGCGCTGTGCGCCTACACCCCCTCGCGCGGGGTGATCTCGGTGCGCGGCAATTGGCCGCTCGTGCCGACCATGGACGTCGTCGTGCCTCACACCCGCACGATGGCCGACCTGCTCGAGATCCTCGACGTGATGGTCGCCGACGATCCCGAGGCCCGAGGTGACTTCTGGCGCGCGCAGCCCTGGATCGAGATCCCGGATGCCTCGGCCACGCGTCCCGCGTCGTACCCGGCGCTCGGCTCGCACGACGTCGACGGCGCGCGGGCCACGCTCGCGGGTCGTCGCTTCGGGGTGCCGCGCATGTACGTCAACGCCGATCCGGATGCCGGGACCAACCCGCACGGAGGGATCGGCGGCCCCACCGGCACGCGCATCGAGACCAGACCGTCGGTGATCGCGTTGTGGGAGGCAGCACGCCGCGACCTCGAGGCTGCGGGCGCCGAGGTGGTCGAGGTGGACTTCCCCGTCGTCACGAACTACGAGGGCGACCGGCCGGGCGCGCCGACCATCAAGACCCGCGGGCTCGTGACCGAGGAGTTCCTGCAGCGCGAGATCGTCGACCTCTCGGCGTGGGCGTGGGACGACTTCCTGCGCGCGAACGGCGATCCGTCGCTCGACCGGCTGGATGAGGTGGACGGGGCCGCGATCTTCCCGCACCCCGACGGCGCGCTGCCTGACCGGTACACCGGATTCGACGACGACATCGCGACGTATCCCGCTCAGGTGCGCGAGCACCCGTACGCGTCGTTCACCGACATCCCCGAGCTCGAACACGGCGTGCGCGGACTGGAAGAGACGCGGCGCGTCGACCTGGAGGAGTGGATGTCGAGGCTCGGCCTCGACGCGGTGGTCTTCCCGGCGGTGGCCGACGTGGGTCCCGCGGACGCCGACGTGAACGAGGACTCGGCGGTGCAGGCGTGGCGCAACGGCGTGTGGGTGGCCAACGGCAATCTCGCGATCCGGCATCTCGGCATCCCGACGGTCACGGTGCCGATGGGCACGATGGCCGACATCGGCATGCCCGTCGGGCTCACGTTCGCCGGCCGGGCGTATGCCGACGCCGAGCTTCTCGCGTGGAGCTCGGCGTTCGAGGCGCTGCGGCCGCGTCGCACTCCCCCGCCCCGGACGCCCGAGCTCGGCTGA
- a CDS encoding agmatine deiminase family protein: MAWRMPHEGDPHERTWMAFPTEGPTLGDDPVEHERFYSAWSGVAHAIAEFEPVTMIVDPSKADRARRMLASEIELVEAPVDEFWFRDHGPTFVVDDDRPGVLGAVDWVFNGWGAPDWAEWGKSAAHARLVANLVGAETVSSLLVNEGGGIHVDGEGTVLLTETVQLDPRRNPFADKARVEAEMLRTIGASKAVWLPRGLTRDYDEFGTNGHVDIVATIATPGRLLLHAQHDPEHPDHDVTRALREFLAAQTDAAGRSFEIIDLPAPEVLRDHEGFVDYSYVNHLLVNGGIIACGFGEERADARAREILESAYPGRRAVTVDARQIFAGGGGIHCITQQQPAVAR, encoded by the coding sequence ATGGCCTGGAGGATGCCGCACGAGGGCGACCCTCACGAGCGCACCTGGATGGCGTTCCCCACCGAGGGCCCGACACTCGGCGACGATCCCGTGGAGCACGAGCGCTTCTACAGCGCGTGGAGCGGCGTCGCCCACGCGATCGCCGAGTTCGAGCCGGTGACGATGATCGTCGACCCCTCGAAGGCCGACCGTGCGCGCCGCATGCTCGCATCCGAGATCGAGCTCGTCGAGGCGCCGGTCGACGAGTTCTGGTTCCGCGACCACGGCCCGACGTTCGTCGTCGACGACGACCGCCCCGGTGTGCTCGGCGCAGTCGACTGGGTGTTCAACGGCTGGGGCGCGCCGGACTGGGCCGAATGGGGCAAGTCCGCCGCCCACGCGCGCCTCGTGGCCAACCTCGTCGGGGCCGAGACGGTCAGCTCCCTTCTCGTGAACGAGGGCGGCGGCATCCACGTCGACGGCGAGGGCACCGTGCTGCTCACCGAGACGGTGCAGCTCGACCCGCGCCGGAACCCCTTCGCCGACAAGGCGCGTGTGGAGGCCGAGATGCTCCGCACGATCGGCGCCTCGAAGGCGGTGTGGCTGCCGCGCGGCCTCACTCGGGACTACGACGAGTTCGGCACGAACGGCCACGTCGACATCGTCGCGACCATCGCGACCCCCGGTCGCCTCCTGCTGCACGCCCAGCACGATCCCGAGCATCCCGACCACGACGTGACGCGCGCGCTGCGGGAGTTCCTCGCCGCACAGACGGATGCCGCGGGCCGCAGCTTCGAGATCATCGATCTGCCCGCGCCCGAGGTGCTCCGCGACCACGAGGGGTTCGTCGACTACAGCTACGTCAACCACCTGCTCGTCAACGGCGGCATCATCGCGTGCGGGTTCGGCGAGGAACGAGCCGACGCCCGGGCCCGAGAGATCCTCGAGTCCGCCTACCCGGGGCGCCGCGCCGTGACGGTCGACGCGCGGCAGATCTTCGCCGGCGGCGGCGGCATCCACTGCATCACCCAGCAGCAGCCGGCGGTCGCCCGATGA
- a CDS encoding TetR family transcriptional regulator C-terminal domain-containing protein produces MSSTASRPRTRKAPAERAAEIVAAATALARDSGLGALTLRSVADRAGVAPGLVAHYQPSMDELVARVYTDLVDAEVRDVKRVVAAAGDPAAQLGALIGTLTDGARDDLTVVWVEGWAMARRSDPLAAAVRAQMERWQRLVEAIITDGCRAGVFAASEPAEVAWELIGLIDGLNAQSLARGAGAARLAPRMARAAEALVGAAPGTIVA; encoded by the coding sequence ATGTCAAGCACCGCTTCGCGTCCGCGTACGCGCAAGGCTCCGGCCGAGCGCGCCGCCGAGATCGTGGCGGCCGCGACCGCGCTCGCCCGCGACAGCGGACTGGGCGCGCTGACGCTCCGGTCCGTCGCCGACCGCGCGGGGGTCGCCCCCGGGCTCGTCGCGCACTACCAGCCGTCGATGGACGAGCTCGTCGCGCGCGTCTACACGGATCTCGTCGACGCCGAGGTCCGCGACGTGAAGCGGGTCGTCGCAGCCGCCGGCGATCCCGCCGCCCAGCTGGGAGCGCTCATCGGCACCCTCACCGACGGCGCGCGGGACGATCTCACGGTCGTGTGGGTCGAGGGCTGGGCGATGGCGCGGCGCAGCGATCCGCTCGCCGCCGCGGTGCGCGCGCAGATGGAGCGCTGGCAGCGCCTCGTCGAGGCGATCATCACCGACGGATGCCGCGCCGGCGTGTTCGCGGCATCCGAGCCCGCCGAAGTCGCGTGGGAGCTCATCGGCCTCATCGACGGACTGAACGCGCAGTCGCTCGCGCGCGGCGCGGGCGCGGCCCGCCTCGCGCCCCGCATGGCGCGAGCCGCGGAGGCGCTCGTCGGAGCCGCGCCGGGGACGATCGTCGCCTAA
- a CDS encoding aldo/keto reductase, whose translation MISIPTVNLNDDNWFPELGLGTYDLRGEDGIEAMVAAIEAGYRLLDTAVNYENEREVGEAVRRSGVPRDQLLIASKIPGRHHGREQAVDSVKGSLDRLGLDRIDLHLIHWPNPSVGKYVDTWRGMIEARDQGLVRSIGVSNFTEGMIIELIEETGVAPAVNQVELHPYFPQAPLRAFHAQHGIRTESWSPLAKRSELFTEQILQELAAVHDATPTQVVLRWHTQLGSTPIPKSSDPDRQRENGDVFGFTLADEQLDAISALERGRLWGGDPLTHEEM comes from the coding sequence ATGATCTCGATCCCCACCGTGAACCTGAACGACGACAACTGGTTCCCCGAACTGGGCCTCGGAACGTATGACCTGCGAGGCGAGGACGGGATCGAGGCGATGGTCGCCGCGATCGAGGCCGGGTACCGCCTCCTCGACACCGCCGTGAACTACGAGAACGAGCGCGAGGTCGGCGAAGCCGTGCGCCGCAGCGGCGTGCCGCGCGACCAGCTCCTGATCGCGTCGAAGATCCCCGGACGCCACCACGGTCGCGAGCAGGCCGTCGACAGCGTCAAGGGCTCGCTCGACAGGCTCGGCCTCGACCGCATCGACCTGCACTTGATCCACTGGCCGAACCCGAGCGTCGGCAAGTACGTCGACACGTGGCGCGGCATGATCGAGGCGCGCGATCAGGGTCTCGTGCGCTCGATCGGCGTGTCGAACTTCACCGAGGGCATGATCATCGAGCTCATCGAGGAGACCGGGGTCGCGCCGGCGGTGAACCAGGTCGAGCTGCACCCGTACTTCCCGCAGGCGCCGCTGCGCGCGTTCCACGCCCAGCACGGCATCCGCACCGAGAGCTGGAGCCCGCTCGCCAAGCGCAGCGAGCTGTTCACCGAGCAGATCCTGCAGGAGCTGGCGGCTGTGCACGACGCCACACCGACCCAGGTCGTGCTGCGGTGGCACACGCAACTGGGCAGCACGCCGATCCCCAAGTCGTCCGACCCCGACCGTCAGCGCGAGAACGGCGACGTCTTCGGGTTCACGCTGGCCGACGAGCAGCTCGACGCGATCAGCGCTCTGGAGCGCGGCCGGCTGTGGGGCGGCGACCCGCTCACGCACGAGGAGATGTAG